One Ignavibacteriota bacterium DNA segment encodes these proteins:
- a CDS encoding SDR family NAD(P)-dependent oxidoreductase — MANALSFQHMAGRVCVITGGGGIIGQALASGFSAVGVRMVIVDLIKENAEKLAASLKETYGTDALGVEGNVLDRGSMDQALATITAKLGDVSMLINCAGGNSPKATTKEEFITPENMGRLADSFYGLDVDGFRKVFDLNFLGTIIPTMVFTEGMVARQQGVVLNISSMNAFHPLTKIPAYSAAKASVNNFTEWLAVHLAKVNVRVNGIAPGFFVTNQNRFLLFDEKTGELGPRGKKILAGTPMGTFGKPEDLQGAALFLMSDLATFVTGVTIPVDGGFNAYSGV, encoded by the coding sequence ATGGCAAATGCACTCTCATTCCAGCACATGGCCGGACGCGTGTGCGTCATCACCGGCGGCGGCGGGATCATCGGTCAGGCCCTCGCGTCAGGATTCTCGGCGGTCGGCGTCCGTATGGTCATCGTGGACCTGATCAAGGAGAACGCCGAGAAGCTGGCCGCCTCGCTGAAGGAGACCTACGGCACGGACGCTCTGGGCGTCGAAGGGAATGTGCTGGACCGCGGTTCCATGGACCAGGCGCTGGCGACGATCACCGCGAAGCTGGGCGATGTGTCCATGCTGATCAATTGCGCCGGCGGGAATTCGCCGAAGGCGACGACGAAGGAGGAATTCATCACACCGGAGAATATGGGCCGGCTGGCCGACTCGTTCTACGGGCTGGATGTGGATGGATTCCGCAAAGTGTTCGATCTGAATTTCCTCGGGACCATCATCCCGACCATGGTGTTCACCGAGGGTATGGTCGCACGGCAGCAGGGCGTGGTCCTGAATATCTCCTCCATGAATGCCTTCCACCCCCTGACCAAGATCCCTGCCTATTCCGCTGCCAAGGCCTCGGTCAATAATTTCACCGAATGGCTCGCGGTGCACCTTGCCAAGGTGAACGTCCGGGTGAACGGTATCGCCCCCGGGTTCTTCGTCACGAACCAGAACCGGTTCCTCCTCTTCGACGAAAAGACAGGTGAACTCGGCCCCCGGGGCAAGAAGATCCTGGCCGGGACGCCGATGGGCACATTCGGAAAACCGGAAGATCTTCAGGGCGCGGCATTGTTCCTGATGTCGGATCTTGCGACATTTGTGACAGGCGTGACCATCCCCGTGGATGGTGGCTTCAACGCATATTCCGGAGTCTAA
- a CDS encoding DUF2088 domain-containing protein, which yields MRTALHATLRALGSRRKVLLVPPDITRAHSQAGPLTRMAVEHYGEAVGGILPAIGTHEAMSEHEIEAMFGDLPRSLFRTHDFRTGVATLGEVPAEFVRSVSGGAVEYPVPIQVAQLMNEGGFDLILSIGQVVPHEVIGMANQTKNIFVGTGGVDSIHRTHFLGAAYGMERIMGRADTPVRRVLSYGADHFAKHLPIVYVLTVVGTDPSTGKLVVRGLYIGDDDATFQKAAALSLEVNFILVPEPLRKVVVYLDPSEFKSTWLGNKSIYRTRMAIADGGELIVLAPGVVKFGEDARIDGLIRKYGYVGTREVLELVKKNADLSASLSAAAHLMHGSSDGRFSITYCPGGVSREEIERANFRYEPLAPMMQKYDPATLRDGFQTMPDGEQIFYISNPALGLWAHRDRMQ from the coding sequence ATGCGCACTGCCCTGCACGCAACCCTGCGTGCACTGGGGTCCAGGAGGAAGGTGCTTCTCGTGCCTCCCGATATTACCCGTGCGCATTCGCAGGCCGGTCCGCTGACGCGGATGGCCGTGGAGCACTATGGTGAGGCGGTGGGCGGCATCCTTCCCGCGATCGGAACCCACGAAGCGATGTCGGAGCATGAGATCGAAGCGATGTTCGGCGACCTCCCGCGCTCCCTGTTCCGCACGCATGATTTTCGCACGGGGGTGGCGACCCTCGGCGAGGTGCCGGCGGAATTCGTCCGCTCGGTGTCGGGTGGTGCCGTCGAGTACCCCGTCCCGATACAGGTGGCACAACTCATGAACGAAGGAGGCTTCGACCTCATCCTCTCCATCGGACAGGTCGTTCCGCACGAGGTCATCGGCATGGCGAACCAGACGAAGAACATCTTCGTCGGTACCGGCGGCGTGGACAGCATCCACCGGACGCATTTCCTGGGCGCCGCCTACGGCATGGAACGGATCATGGGCCGCGCCGATACGCCCGTCCGCCGGGTGCTGTCCTATGGTGCGGATCATTTCGCGAAGCACCTGCCCATCGTCTATGTGCTCACCGTCGTGGGCACCGACCCGTCCACAGGGAAGCTCGTTGTGCGCGGGTTGTACATCGGCGACGATGATGCGACATTCCAGAAGGCGGCCGCGTTGTCGCTCGAGGTGAACTTCATCCTCGTGCCGGAACCGCTCCGCAAGGTCGTGGTGTACCTCGATCCCTCCGAGTTCAAGAGCACATGGCTCGGCAACAAGAGCATCTACCGTACGCGCATGGCCATCGCTGACGGCGGGGAACTGATCGTCCTGGCGCCGGGCGTGGTCAAGTTCGGTGAGGATGCGCGCATCGACGGACTTATCAGAAAGTACGGCTACGTCGGCACCCGTGAGGTGCTGGAGCTGGTGAAGAAGAACGCGGATCTGAGCGCCAGCCTGAGCGCCGCGGCGCACCTGATGCATGGCTCGTCCGATGGCCGGTTCTCCATCACGTATTGCCCGGGTGGCGTGTCGCGCGAGGAGATCGAACGCGCGAATTTCCGCTACGAGCCCCTGGCGCCGATGATGCAGAAGTATGATCCGGCAACACTCCGTGACGGATTCCAGACGATGCCGGACGGCGAGCAGATCTTCTACATTTCAAATCCTGCGCTCGGGCTGTGGGCGCATCGCGACAGGATGCAGTGA
- the uxaC gene encoding glucuronate isomerase: MIRQHSVTDSRRCRTASRSSTFQILRSGCGRIATGCSDREVTVAQAKRRSKSKRPAPRRRPFIGEEFLLETKQARRLYHEFAEDLPIIDYHCHLDPKSIAVDRRFATITEPWLEGDHYKWRAMRTCGVDERFITGNATPWEKFEKWAETVPRTLRNPLYHWTHLELRRPFGITNTLLGPDTAKGVWEKCNALLAKPGFTTRGIMKRMNVEVVCTTDDPIDSLEHHRAMAADPTMPAAVYPAWRPDKAMAVDNPVTYVGYLLKLSAAADMEIRSYDALLEALKKRHTYFHENGCRLSDHGLDEVYAEDYSVQGVRDLFGQVLTGRTLDPMAARKVKSAILHELAVMDAERGWVQQLHLGALRNNNTRMMRTLGPDTGFDSIADWPQGAPLARFLDRLDDKEKLTKTILYNLNPADNELMATMIGNFQDGSVAGKMQFGSAWWFLDQREGMIRQLEALSAMGMLGQFIGMLTDSRSFLSYPRHEYFRRILCAMLGDDMARGMIPDDLALVGALVRDVCYENARRYFPFPVYAESSSKSPLHRSRKHS; this comes from the coding sequence ATGATCCGGCAACACTCCGTGACGGATTCCAGACGATGCCGGACGGCGAGCAGATCTTCTACATTTCAAATCCTGCGCTCGGGCTGTGGGCGCATCGCGACAGGATGCAGTGACAGGGAGGTGACGGTGGCACAAGCGAAGCGGAGATCGAAGTCGAAGCGTCCGGCACCCCGCCGGCGGCCCTTCATCGGTGAAGAATTCCTGCTGGAAACCAAACAGGCCCGCCGGCTCTATCATGAGTTCGCGGAAGACCTGCCGATCATTGATTATCACTGCCATCTGGACCCGAAGAGCATCGCGGTGGACCGCCGCTTTGCGACGATCACCGAGCCGTGGCTCGAGGGCGACCACTATAAGTGGCGTGCGATGCGCACGTGTGGGGTGGATGAACGCTTCATCACCGGCAATGCGACCCCCTGGGAGAAGTTCGAGAAGTGGGCAGAGACGGTCCCTCGGACACTCCGCAATCCGCTCTACCACTGGACACATCTGGAACTCCGCCGGCCGTTCGGGATCACGAACACGCTCCTCGGCCCGGATACCGCAAAGGGCGTCTGGGAGAAATGCAATGCGCTCCTGGCGAAACCGGGCTTCACCACACGCGGGATCATGAAACGGATGAACGTCGAGGTGGTCTGCACGACGGATGACCCGATCGATTCGCTGGAACACCATCGTGCGATGGCAGCCGACCCGACGATGCCGGCGGCGGTGTACCCCGCATGGCGCCCCGACAAGGCGATGGCGGTGGACAACCCCGTGACGTACGTGGGCTATCTGCTGAAACTATCGGCCGCGGCGGATATGGAGATCCGGTCCTATGATGCGCTGCTCGAGGCCCTGAAGAAGCGGCATACCTATTTCCATGAGAACGGCTGCCGGCTCTCCGACCATGGACTGGATGAGGTCTATGCCGAGGACTACAGCGTGCAGGGCGTCCGTGATCTGTTCGGGCAGGTTCTGACCGGCAGGACCCTCGATCCGATGGCCGCGCGCAAGGTGAAGTCCGCTATCCTGCATGAGCTTGCGGTCATGGACGCGGAACGGGGATGGGTGCAGCAGCTTCATCTGGGCGCATTGCGGAACAATAACACCCGCATGATGCGCACCCTGGGTCCGGATACGGGGTTCGATTCGATCGCGGACTGGCCGCAGGGCGCGCCTCTCGCCCGGTTCCTGGACCGCCTCGATGATAAAGAAAAGCTCACGAAGACGATCCTGTATAATTTGAATCCGGCGGACAACGAACTGATGGCCACGATGATCGGGAACTTTCAGGACGGCTCCGTGGCAGGGAAGATGCAGTTCGGGTCCGCATGGTGGTTCCTGGACCAGCGCGAGGGGATGATCCGTCAGCTCGAGGCCCTGTCGGCAATGGGGATGCTCGGCCAGTTCATCGGGATGCTCACGGATTCCCGGAGCTTCCTGTCGTACCCGCGCCACGAGTACTTCCGGCGGATCCTGTGCGCGATGCTCGGCGACGACATGGCGCGCGGGATGATCCCGGACGACCTTGCACTTGTCGGCGCGCTGGTCCGCGATGTCTGTTACGAGAATGCACGCCGGTACTTCCCGTTCCCGGTCTACGCGGAATCGTCATCCAAGTCACCCCTCCACCGCTCAAGGAAACACTCATGA
- the kduD gene encoding 2-dehydro-3-deoxy-D-gluconate 5-dehydrogenase KduD — protein MTPSFDLTGSSAIVTGASTGLGKGMALALATAGADILLVDHVSSSDTAAEIQKLGRKAQVLSVDLMQMSSIPLVVETAIAAFGKVDILVNNAGIIRRTPAIDFSEKDWDDVMTINSKTVFFLSQAAAKDMIKRKYGKIINVASLLAFQGGIIVPSYAASKGAVAQVTKALANEWAALGITVNAVAPGYMATNNTKALREDPARSKSILDRIPAGRWGSPEDLGGAAVFLASHASDYVTGHVLVVDGGWMAR, from the coding sequence ATGACCCCATCTTTTGACCTCACAGGTTCTTCCGCCATCGTCACCGGTGCCAGCACGGGGCTCGGCAAGGGCATGGCCCTTGCGCTCGCGACGGCAGGAGCGGATATCCTGCTTGTCGATCATGTGTCGAGCAGCGACACTGCCGCCGAGATCCAGAAGCTGGGACGGAAAGCGCAGGTGTTGAGCGTGGATCTCATGCAGATGTCCTCAATCCCGCTCGTCGTGGAGACGGCCATTGCGGCGTTCGGCAAGGTGGACATCCTGGTGAACAATGCAGGCATCATCCGCCGCACGCCGGCCATCGACTTCAGCGAGAAGGACTGGGACGACGTGATGACGATCAACAGCAAGACCGTCTTCTTCCTGAGCCAGGCCGCCGCAAAGGATATGATCAAGCGGAAGTACGGCAAGATCATCAATGTTGCATCATTGCTTGCGTTCCAGGGTGGCATCATCGTGCCGTCGTATGCCGCGAGCAAGGGCGCCGTGGCGCAGGTGACGAAAGCCCTGGCGAATGAATGGGCGGCGCTGGGCATCACGGTCAACGCTGTTGCCCCGGGGTATATGGCGACGAATAACACCAAGGCGTTGCGCGAGGACCCGGCACGGAGCAAGTCCATCCTGGACCGTATTCCGGCGGGCCGCTGGGGTTCGCCCGAGGATCTCGGTGGGGCAGCGGTGTTCCTTGCATCGCATGCATCGGACTATGTCACCGGCCATGTCCTCGTCGTGGACGGCGGCTGGATGGCACGGTAA
- the kduI gene encoding 5-dehydro-4-deoxy-D-glucuronate isomerase, with amino-acid sequence MDIRYLPDDRSYERWTTEELRRAFLLDGLFVPDEVRMVYCDADRAIAGGAVPRSGALVLEATKKEMAANYFTERREVGVVNLGGDGVVRTDGVDHVMRFRDMLYIGRGTKEISFTSASADAPALFYFASYPAHASYPTTLAPRENVDQSHLGSMESANKRTINRYIHTGGVRSCQLVMGLTELAPGSVWNTMPPHTHQRRMEIYLYTGLGKDDLVVHLMGRPDATRNVLVRDLEAVISPPWSIHCASGTKNYLFVWAMGGENQEFGDMDAVAMSDLK; translated from the coding sequence ATGGATATCCGGTATTTGCCTGATGATCGCTCGTACGAGCGTTGGACGACGGAAGAGCTCCGGCGGGCGTTCCTGCTGGACGGACTGTTCGTCCCCGACGAAGTGAGAATGGTGTACTGTGATGCTGACCGTGCGATCGCGGGTGGAGCGGTGCCGAGGAGTGGCGCGCTCGTGCTCGAGGCGACGAAGAAGGAGATGGCCGCGAACTACTTCACCGAGCGGCGCGAAGTGGGCGTGGTGAATCTCGGTGGCGACGGCGTGGTCCGCACCGATGGCGTGGATCATGTGATGCGTTTCCGCGACATGCTGTACATCGGCCGCGGGACGAAGGAAATCTCCTTCACGAGTGCGAGCGCGGATGCCCCGGCTCTCTTCTACTTCGCGTCGTATCCGGCGCACGCATCGTATCCGACCACGCTTGCTCCGCGGGAAAACGTGGACCAGTCGCATCTGGGTTCGATGGAATCGGCGAACAAGCGGACCATCAACCGGTACATCCATACGGGGGGCGTGCGGAGCTGTCAGCTGGTGATGGGACTGACGGAACTCGCGCCGGGGAGTGTCTGGAACACCATGCCCCCGCATACGCACCAGCGACGCATGGAGATCTACCTGTACACAGGGCTTGGGAAGGATGACCTCGTCGTGCATCTGATGGGGCGGCCGGATGCCACGCGCAATGTGCTTGTGCGTGATCTGGAGGCGGTCATCTCGCCGCCGTGGTCCATCCATTGTGCGTCCGGGACGAAGAACTATCTCTTCGTCTGGGCCATGGGCGGTGAGAACCAGGAATTCGGGGATATGGATGCGGTGGCCATGTCCGATCTGAAGTAA
- a CDS encoding MFS transporter codes for MAASALSAEQAPPGGRYRWTICSLLFVATTINYIDRQVLGILAPDLQKAIGWSEIEYGYIVVAFQAAYALGLPLFGRFIDRYGTKLGYTISIVGWSVAAMAHALASSALSFGIARALLGVSEAGNFPASIKTTAEWFPKKERALATGIFNSGANIGAVVAPATVPWLAEHWGWGGAFIATGAIGFFWIIAWLLLYERPEISKRVSKEELAFILSDREEATKEKVPMAVLFRHKETWAFVLGKFLTDPIWWFYLYWLPKFLHTQYGLTLTNLGLPLIAIYTMTTVGSIGGGWASSRLIASGWAVNSSRKLVMLICALLVVPIIFMSGSSNLWIAVLFIGLAAAAHQGWSANIFTLVSDMFPKKAVGSVVGLGGMAGSVGGMLFSMTAGYLLEWTGSYMTLFYIAGSAYVLALVVIQVLVPKIKPLEGI; via the coding sequence ATGGCAGCTTCCGCGCTTTCGGCTGAACAGGCTCCTCCGGGCGGACGGTACCGCTGGACGATCTGCAGTCTGCTCTTCGTTGCAACCACGATCAACTACATCGACAGGCAGGTGCTCGGCATCCTGGCTCCCGATCTGCAGAAGGCGATCGGGTGGAGTGAGATCGAGTACGGCTACATCGTGGTCGCGTTCCAGGCGGCGTATGCGCTGGGCCTTCCGCTGTTCGGCCGCTTCATCGACCGGTACGGCACGAAGCTCGGCTACACGATCTCGATCGTCGGGTGGAGCGTGGCCGCCATGGCGCATGCCCTGGCATCTTCGGCACTGTCCTTCGGCATCGCGCGGGCGCTGCTCGGCGTGAGTGAGGCAGGCAACTTCCCGGCATCGATCAAGACGACCGCAGAGTGGTTCCCCAAGAAGGAGCGGGCGCTGGCGACGGGCATCTTCAATTCAGGAGCGAACATCGGTGCGGTGGTGGCGCCGGCAACGGTACCGTGGCTTGCGGAGCACTGGGGGTGGGGCGGTGCGTTCATCGCGACCGGCGCGATCGGGTTCTTCTGGATCATCGCGTGGTTGCTGCTGTATGAGCGCCCTGAGATCAGCAAGCGGGTGAGCAAGGAAGAACTGGCGTTCATTCTGAGTGACAGGGAAGAGGCAACGAAGGAGAAGGTGCCGATGGCCGTGCTGTTCAGGCACAAGGAGACATGGGCCTTCGTCCTTGGCAAATTCCTCACCGATCCGATCTGGTGGTTCTATCTGTACTGGCTGCCGAAGTTCCTGCACACGCAGTATGGCCTGACGCTGACCAATCTGGGGCTGCCGCTCATTGCCATCTATACCATGACCACCGTTGGCAGCATCGGTGGCGGATGGGCATCGTCGCGCCTCATCGCCTCGGGCTGGGCCGTGAACAGCAGCCGCAAGCTGGTCATGCTGATCTGTGCTCTGCTTGTCGTCCCCATCATCTTCATGTCCGGCAGCTCCAACCTGTGGATCGCCGTCCTCTTCATCGGCCTCGCCGCCGCCGCACATCAGGGCTGGTCCGCGAACATCTTCACGCTCGTATCGGACATGTTCCCGAAGAAGGCTGTGGGTTCGGTGGTCGGGTTGGGTGGTATGGCCGGTTCCGTGGGTGGTATGCTCTTCTCGATGACCGCGGGGTATCTGCTGGAGTGGACGGGCAGTTACATGACTCTGTTCTACATTGCCGGGTCCGCGTATGTTCTCGCTCTGGTGGTGATCCAGGTGCTGGTGCCGAAGATCAAGCCGCTTGAGGGGATCTAA
- a CDS encoding glycoside hydrolase family 88 protein: protein MRSTRNSRNAYLLFLAITLPVLVLSCAPSRTADHPTARRIVDPSLPWSARIAQSFVLRHPGGVSWDSLTTSQAWNYEHGLMLVALHKAWQHTGDGQYFEFIKQNMDRFIAPDGSIRTYKRTEFNLDQIAAGRALFPLLKASGEQRFMIAADTLRQQLRDHPRTKEGGFWHKEIYPWQMWLDGLYMAEPFYATYAVMHNDTAAFTDIVRQFRYVHAHTKDQRTGLLYHAWDESRSQRWADPKTGQSPNFWSRAMGWYMMALVDVLDILPPAHPGRAELIALLRDAAPGIANHQDPATGLWWQVTDQPGREGNYLEASGSAMFAYAFARGVQRGWLDPAYGVKAKAAFEGLTTRLVTVSPEGFVDLHETCRSAGLGGKPYRDGSYAYYISEPRRLNDFKGVGPFLLAAIALEEGWTK from the coding sequence ATGAGGAGCACGAGGAATTCGAGGAACGCGTATCTCCTGTTCCTTGCGATCACCCTGCCGGTGCTGGTGTTGTCATGTGCACCTTCCCGGACAGCGGACCATCCGACGGCGAGGCGGATCGTGGATCCCTCGCTCCCCTGGTCGGCCCGCATCGCGCAGAGTTTCGTACTCCGGCATCCCGGCGGCGTGTCCTGGGATTCTCTCACGACGTCGCAGGCCTGGAACTACGAGCATGGACTCATGCTCGTCGCGTTGCACAAAGCGTGGCAGCATACCGGTGACGGGCAGTACTTCGAGTTCATCAAGCAGAACATGGACCGGTTCATCGCGCCGGATGGCTCGATCCGTACGTACAAGCGGACGGAATTCAATCTGGATCAGATCGCCGCGGGGCGGGCGTTGTTTCCGCTCTTGAAAGCATCGGGCGAGCAACGCTTCATGATCGCGGCAGATACCCTCCGCCAGCAACTGCGCGATCATCCGCGCACGAAAGAGGGCGGGTTCTGGCACAAAGAGATTTATCCGTGGCAGATGTGGCTCGATGGGCTGTACATGGCCGAGCCGTTCTATGCGACGTACGCGGTGATGCACAACGATACGGCTGCCTTCACGGATATCGTGCGGCAATTCCGCTACGTGCACGCGCATACGAAGGACCAGCGCACCGGGCTTCTCTATCATGCATGGGACGAGAGCCGGTCGCAGCGGTGGGCCGATCCGAAGACCGGGCAGTCGCCCAATTTCTGGTCCCGCGCCATGGGCTGGTACATGATGGCGCTGGTGGATGTCCTCGATATCCTGCCGCCGGCGCATCCGGGCAGGGCTGAGCTCATCGCGCTGCTCCGGGATGCCGCGCCGGGGATCGCCAACCATCAGGATCCGGCGACCGGATTGTGGTGGCAGGTCACCGATCAGCCGGGCAGGGAAGGGAATTACCTGGAAGCGTCGGGGTCGGCGATGTTCGCCTACGCCTTCGCGCGGGGCGTTCAGCGAGGCTGGCTCGACCCGGCCTATGGTGTGAAGGCGAAGGCGGCATTCGAAGGACTCACCACCAGGCTGGTCACGGTGTCGCCAGAAGGGTTCGTCGACCTCCATGAGACGTGCCGGAGTGCGGGTCTTGGCGGCAAGCCGTACCGCGACGGGAGTTATGCGTACTACATCAGTGAGCCCCGGCGTCTCAACGACTTCAAGGGTGTGGGTCCCTTCCTGCTTGCGGCCATCGCCCTGGAGGAAGGTTGGACGAAATGA
- a CDS encoding LacI family DNA-binding transcriptional regulator produces MKKQSHITLADIAGRLGVSRVTVSKALRGHPDISEGMSKKIRRLASELGYSPNRMARNLSARRSHLLGLVVPKIAHFFFGSVIESVYAKALEQKYETILMVSHENEEQEIQHLQTLVSMRVDGIIISVSARLKDIKIYEWVRQMGIPLLFMDRIPDPQPKGSTAVLVDDYGGSMKAIEQAMAAGYTTIACIGGDTNVNIGRNRVQGYTDALTRHGLEIRKEWIVAGGYGTDVGYHGFMQLLESGPLPRCIFTVTYPIALGVYAAAKARKIRIPEDVDVICFGDSDVGGLLTPALSCVNQPTQRLGEGSVKLMMEMIEHPDSVAPGNRIIPTEVIVRETCVAKGNRPLSSVLGGAGR; encoded by the coding sequence ATGAAGAAGCAGTCCCATATCACGCTTGCGGACATCGCGGGGCGTCTCGGCGTATCGCGCGTCACCGTCTCGAAGGCACTGCGCGGACACCCGGATATCTCGGAGGGGATGTCCAAGAAGATCCGTCGCCTGGCGAGCGAACTCGGCTACAGTCCGAACCGCATGGCACGGAATCTTTCCGCGCGGCGCTCGCACCTGCTCGGGCTCGTGGTACCCAAGATCGCACACTTCTTCTTTGGTTCGGTGATCGAATCGGTGTACGCGAAGGCCCTCGAGCAGAAGTACGAGACCATCCTCATGGTGTCGCACGAGAATGAGGAGCAGGAGATCCAGCATCTCCAGACGCTCGTGTCCATGCGGGTGGATGGCATCATCATCTCCGTTTCAGCGCGATTGAAGGACATCAAGATCTATGAGTGGGTCCGCCAGATGGGGATCCCGTTGCTCTTCATGGACCGCATCCCCGACCCGCAACCCAAAGGATCGACGGCCGTTCTGGTGGATGATTACGGCGGGAGCATGAAGGCGATCGAACAAGCCATGGCTGCCGGCTATACGACCATCGCCTGTATCGGCGGCGACACGAATGTGAACATCGGCCGCAACCGTGTGCAGGGGTACACCGATGCGCTCACCCGTCACGGGCTCGAGATCAGGAAGGAATGGATCGTTGCGGGGGGGTACGGGACCGATGTAGGCTATCACGGGTTCATGCAGTTGCTGGAATCGGGCCCCCTTCCGCGCTGTATCTTCACGGTGACGTATCCGATCGCCCTCGGCGTGTACGCGGCGGCGAAGGCACGCAAGATCCGGATCCCGGAGGATGTGGATGTCATTTGTTTCGGTGACAGCGATGTCGGCGGATTGCTCACCCCGGCGCTGAGCTGCGTGAATCAGCCCACACAACGCCTCGGTGAAGGATCCGTGAAACTCATGATGGAAATGATCGAGCATCCTGATTCCGTGGCACCGGGGAACCGGATCATCCCCACGGAAGTGATCGTCCGGGAAACGTGCGTCGCGAAGGGGAATCGTCCGCTGTCCTCCGTACTCGGCGGTGCCGGGAGATGA
- a CDS encoding pectin esterase — protein MACPVDAWSRGPKEIVVAQDGSGDHRTIQAAIESLPADGRPATIFIKKGLYQEKLFLTRPYVTLVGEDRIATRIVYPELRKNWIAAHGGSDWGAATVNIDTLAHDITLANLTIYNNYGSLYGDHDHQFAIRGSSTRIILLGCDVIADGGDTISLWDHENGMYYHAACSFEGWVDYICPRGWCFVRDSRFFGHNVPSASFWHDGSKNKSMKFVITDSFIDGVADFPLGRNHRDGQFFFVRCRFSANMADRPIYHPSTSPTEWQWGARQYYWGCERTGGDYAWFADNLAQADPPVRGEQIGSRWAFDGRWDPEGTLPSLLPHAIAPSPANAVRGVPAGAVTLQWVPARRARAQRIVLSPGGAEGVEIPGEARRWIAGTLAPHTTYTWRVDALGIADTVRGTTWTFTTE, from the coding sequence GTGGCATGCCCTGTCGACGCGTGGAGCAGGGGGCCTAAGGAGATCGTGGTCGCGCAGGATGGATCGGGCGACCACCGCACGATCCAGGCGGCGATCGAGAGTCTGCCGGCGGACGGCAGGCCGGCGACGATCTTCATCAAGAAAGGCCTCTACCAGGAGAAGCTCTTCCTGACCAGGCCGTATGTCACGTTGGTGGGGGAAGACCGGATCGCCACACGCATCGTCTATCCGGAACTCCGGAAGAACTGGATCGCCGCGCACGGTGGGAGCGATTGGGGCGCTGCCACGGTGAACATCGACACCCTGGCGCACGATATCACGCTCGCGAATCTGACGATCTACAACAACTACGGATCGCTCTACGGCGACCATGATCATCAATTCGCGATCAGGGGATCGAGCACACGCATCATCCTGCTCGGATGCGATGTGATCGCGGATGGCGGCGACACGATCAGCCTGTGGGACCATGAGAACGGCATGTACTATCATGCCGCATGTTCGTTCGAGGGATGGGTCGACTATATCTGTCCGCGCGGCTGGTGCTTCGTACGGGACTCCCGGTTCTTCGGCCACAATGTGCCGAGCGCAAGCTTCTGGCACGACGGCAGCAAGAACAAGAGCATGAAGTTCGTGATCACGGACTCCTTCATTGATGGCGTTGCGGATTTCCCGTTGGGGAGGAATCACCGCGACGGGCAGTTCTTCTTTGTGCGTTGCCGGTTCTCGGCGAACATGGCGGACCGTCCGATCTATCATCCATCGACGAGCCCGACAGAGTGGCAGTGGGGTGCCCGGCAGTATTACTGGGGGTGCGAGCGGACCGGGGGCGACTATGCGTGGTTCGCGGACAATCTCGCGCAGGCCGATCCGCCGGTGCGCGGAGAGCAGATCGGGTCACGCTGGGCATTTGACGGGCGGTGGGACCCTGAGGGAACGCTGCCCTCGTTGCTGCCTCACGCGATAGCCCCATCGCCGGCGAACGCTGTGCGGGGAGTACCGGCTGGTGCAGTAACATTGCAGTGGGTGCCTGCACGCAGGGCGCGAGCACAGCGTATCGTGCTCAGCCCCGGGGGAGCAGAGGGCGTCGAGATACCGGGGGAGGCGCGCCGTTGGATAGCCGGCACGCTCGCCCCTCACACAACGTACACCTGGCGCGTGGATGCGCTGGGGATCGCGGATACCGTCCGCGGTACGACCTGGACCTTCACCACCGAGTGA